A DNA window from Patescibacteria group bacterium contains the following coding sequences:
- a CDS encoding DNA recombination protein RmuC, with amino-acid sequence MNTLSLIIVIAIAFLGSSLLTFFLLKRFLASGSGTGDLESKISKLSTDALRNNSEQFIQYAKEILQAQKNEIKVDLDGKKSAISELINEIRRDIHKNEERLSKSDEDRIKSFSTLSSELKSQQEITKDLKMSTEKLKSLLSNNQLRGAFGEQVAEDLLKMAGFVIGQTYIKNEAQQTQSTRPDFTILLPDQTKINIDVKFPYSSLVKTLEAENDQEKKAWFKKFKDDVKEKIKQVCTREYINPEEKTVDFVILFIPNEMIFSYIYEQMNDVWEDSMRKKVVLAGPFSFTAILRMVKQAYTNFRYQENLQHIIGLIQRFDTEYQKFTEEFDKVGDRISSASKQYELVANTRNRQLTSVVDKIKSHKIETTETPKLIDEI; translated from the coding sequence ATGAACACACTTAGTCTAATCATCGTAATAGCGATCGCTTTTCTTGGCAGTAGTCTGCTCACTTTTTTCCTATTGAAAAGATTCCTGGCTAGCGGCTCAGGCACAGGGGATCTCGAATCGAAAATATCCAAACTCTCCACCGATGCATTGAGAAATAACTCCGAACAATTCATCCAGTATGCCAAGGAAATCCTGCAGGCCCAGAAAAACGAAATTAAGGTGGACCTGGATGGCAAGAAATCAGCCATTTCTGAATTGATCAACGAAATTCGCCGAGATATCCACAAGAACGAAGAGCGCTTGAGCAAGAGCGACGAAGACAGAATCAAATCGTTCTCAACTCTCTCGAGCGAGCTCAAAAGCCAACAGGAGATTACCAAAGACCTGAAGATGAGCACTGAGAAGCTAAAAAGTTTGCTCTCCAACAATCAGCTTCGCGGTGCCTTTGGCGAGCAAGTTGCCGAGGATCTACTCAAGATGGCAGGATTTGTAATCGGTCAAACTTATATCAAGAACGAGGCACAGCAAACCCAAAGCACTCGGCCTGACTTTACTATTCTGCTCCCCGACCAGACCAAGATTAATATCGATGTTAAGTTCCCTTACTCGTCGCTCGTCAAAACCCTGGAAGCCGAAAATGATCAGGAAAAGAAGGCCTGGTTCAAGAAGTTCAAGGATGACGTCAAGGAGAAGATCAAGCAGGTTTGTACCCGAGAATACATTAATCCAGAAGAGAAGACTGTCGATTTCGTAATCTTATTCATCCCGAATGAAATGATATTTTCATACATTTACGAGCAGATGAACGATGTCTGGGAAGATTCAATGCGAAAGAAAGTCGTCTTGGCCGGCCCATTTAGCTTCACGGCGATTCTTCGGATGGTCAAGCAAGCTTATACCAATTTCCGTTATCAGGAGAACCTCCAGCATATCATCGGATTGATACAGAGATTTGACACAGAATACCAGAAGTTTACCGAGGAATTCGACAAGGTCGGGGACCGAATTAGCTCAGCCAGCAAGCAGTACGAATTAGTTGCTAATACGCGGAATCGTCAGCTCACGTCAGTGGTAGACAAAATCAAAAGCCACAAAATTGAAACAACGGAAACGCCCAAATTGATTGATGAAATATAA
- the trxA gene encoding thioredoxin, with the protein MSEETIKHPATEEEFKKNIDVKKPVLVDFFATWCGPCQMMGMILDDFAKTYKNIDKVEIVKVDIDELKEVAINYDVMSVPTLILFNDGKLVETMVGMRPIEEIESKLNDLLK; encoded by the coding sequence ATGAGCGAAGAAACAATTAAGCATCCAGCTACGGAAGAAGAGTTCAAGAAGAATATTGATGTGAAAAAGCCAGTTCTGGTCGATTTTTTTGCCACTTGGTGCGGCCCATGCCAAATGATGGGCATGATTCTAGACGACTTTGCAAAGACGTACAAAAACATCGACAAGGTCGAAATAGTCAAAGTTGATATTGATGAACTCAAAGAGGTAGCCATCAATTACGATGTCATGAGCGTACCAACATTGATATTATTCAACGACGGCAAATTGGTCGAGACTATGGTTGGGATGAGACCGATTGAGGAAATCGAATCCAAATTGAACGATTTGTTGAAATAA
- a CDS encoding polysaccharide deacetylase family protein: MLAFEQAQSLKSEVVNPTKSEEATTTTAPSPDQRIEAAPVAMPTEIPILMYHHIRDFVDTSDQIGTNLSVSPAKFATQLELIKSKGYTTTTFEEIASGQAPSKPIILTFDDGYSNFFESAYPALKLEQMKAVAFVITGETSSDYMTETQIREINTNGIEVGSHTISHPDLTKISQEKVSLELKDSKIALEKILGHNIVSLCYPAGKENSEVVSTAREAGYFYAVTTKYGIGDLKSDNLLLSRYRVNADTNIAGFLK; encoded by the coding sequence ATGCTTGCTTTCGAACAGGCCCAATCGCTAAAGTCTGAGGTCGTTAATCCCACCAAGAGTGAGGAAGCGACGACTACGACTGCGCCATCGCCAGACCAGAGGATAGAAGCTGCACCTGTCGCCATGCCAACTGAAATACCTATTCTGATGTACCATCACATTCGTGATTTTGTCGATACGAGCGATCAGATCGGCACGAACTTGTCGGTTTCACCTGCAAAATTTGCGACCCAGCTAGAGCTGATCAAAAGCAAAGGCTATACAACGACAACATTTGAAGAGATAGCGAGCGGTCAGGCACCCAGCAAACCAATCATTCTCACCTTTGATGATGGATATTCAAACTTCTTCGAGAGCGCATACCCAGCTCTTAAATTAGAACAGATGAAAGCGGTAGCTTTTGTAATTACTGGGGAAACCAGCTCTGATTATATGACCGAGACCCAAATTAGAGAGATCAACACCAACGGAATCGAAGTCGGATCTCATACCATTTCTCATCCAGACCTGACGAAAATCTCTCAGGAAAAAGTAAGTCTCGAGCTGAAGGATAGCAAGATCGCACTCGAAAAAATACTCGGACATAATATTGTAAGCTTGTGTTATCCTGCTGGGAAAGAGAACTCTGAGGTTGTGTCCACTGCTCGAGAAGCTGGTTATTTTTACGCCGTTACCACGAAATACGGGATAGGGGATTTGAAGTCTGATAATCTGCTTTTATCTCGCTATCGTGTAAACGCTGATACTAACATCGCAGGATTTTTGAAATGA
- the ftsZ gene encoding cell division protein FtsZ — MIEKNSDLANFANIKVVGVGGSGGSAITRMINSKLRGIEFIAINTDSQALAFNEAPIKIQIGKETTRGLGAGADPEVGRKSIEENKEEVYEALKGADMVFVTCGMGGGTGTGAAPFVADIAKELGALTVGVVTKPFTFEGQRRKKIAELGIAEMKEKVDTLITIPNDRLLQVIDKKTSLFDAFGIVDDVLRQGVQGIADLIIYHGLINVDFADVKAIMADAGSALMGIGHGTGDNRAIEAARAAIDSPLLELSIDGAKGILFNITGGPDLGMYEIDEAAKAITEAADPDANIIFGAIIDEAMQGEVKITVIATGFESETNRTQKKIFAPNERPQAEIPASQMLRRNERQYMYAEPEPARPLEKDEEDDEGELEVPAFIRRKLK, encoded by the coding sequence ATGATTGAGAAAAACTCAGATCTAGCAAATTTCGCCAACATTAAAGTTGTTGGTGTGGGCGGCTCTGGAGGGAGCGCGATCACTCGGATGATTAATTCGAAGTTGCGTGGTATTGAGTTTATCGCCATTAACACAGACTCGCAGGCTCTCGCTTTCAACGAAGCACCGATCAAAATACAGATCGGCAAAGAGACCACTCGCGGTTTGGGTGCTGGTGCAGATCCAGAAGTCGGCCGAAAGTCGATTGAGGAAAACAAAGAAGAAGTCTACGAAGCGCTCAAGGGCGCTGACATGGTCTTCGTCACTTGTGGTATGGGCGGTGGTACTGGTACTGGCGCAGCGCCTTTTGTTGCAGACATTGCCAAAGAATTAGGCGCTCTAACAGTTGGTGTTGTTACCAAGCCTTTCACTTTCGAAGGCCAAAGACGCAAGAAGATTGCAGAGCTTGGCATCGCCGAGATGAAAGAAAAAGTTGATACTCTTATCACTATTCCAAACGACAGATTATTGCAGGTTATCGATAAAAAGACATCTCTTTTCGACGCTTTTGGCATCGTAGACGATGTACTTCGTCAGGGTGTCCAAGGTATTGCAGACTTGATTATCTATCATGGTTTGATCAATGTAGACTTTGCTGATGTTAAAGCCATTATGGCAGACGCCGGTAGCGCCCTCATGGGCATCGGTCACGGCACTGGTGACAATAGGGCAATCGAAGCCGCTCGCGCCGCTATTGACTCTCCGTTGCTCGAGCTTTCCATCGATGGCGCCAAAGGAATCCTGTTCAACATTACTGGTGGTCCAGATCTTGGAATGTATGAAATTGATGAAGCCGCCAAAGCGATCACTGAGGCTGCCGACCCTGATGCAAATATTATCTTCGGAGCAATCATCGATGAAGCGATGCAGGGCGAAGTCAAAATTACTGTGATTGCGACAGGATTTGAATCAGAAACCAACAGAACACAGAAGAAAATATTCGCACCAAACGAGCGACCTCAGGCAGAAATTCCAGCCTCTCAGATGCTCAGACGAAACGAAAGACAGTACATGTACGCCGAGCCAGAGCCAGCAAGGCCGCTTGAGAAGGACGAGGAAGATGACGAAGGCGAACTAGAAGTACCAGCATTTATACGAAGAAAACTGAAATAG
- a CDS encoding RluA family pseudouridine synthase: MNNSDSKIYVVSSGAGERLDQYLAKENPDYSRNYFAKLIKEGAILVNNKPTKSSYKLKLGDEIKVSMSEIQSTVEPTAQDISLDIIYEDKDVIVLNKPVGMVVHPAAGNYTGTLVNALLAHSPNIKDALAEPDSEISKFRPGIVHRLDKFTSGIMVVAKNARAMHSISRQIMHRDVKKIYLAICYNWPKNETGRMTNYIGRNPKDRKKMAEVGEMKGKLAVSNYKVISYLQDSAGKRISLVEYDIETGRTHQIRLQSMLAGFPVLGDQVYCSKDSKHFSDTRSIERQMLHAKSLSFTIPGQNKQSNFTAEIPEDFNAVLNAFKQID, from the coding sequence ATGAACAATTCTGACTCCAAAATTTATGTAGTGAGTTCCGGAGCGGGGGAGAGACTGGATCAATACTTGGCCAAAGAAAATCCAGATTACTCTCGAAATTACTTTGCCAAGCTGATCAAAGAAGGGGCTATTTTGGTCAATAATAAGCCAACAAAATCTAGCTACAAGTTGAAATTGGGCGACGAAATCAAAGTATCTATGTCAGAAATTCAGTCAACCGTAGAGCCAACAGCTCAGGATATTTCGCTAGATATCATCTATGAAGATAAGGACGTTATCGTCCTCAATAAACCCGTTGGGATGGTCGTCCACCCCGCAGCAGGCAACTATACTGGTACGTTAGTCAACGCGCTTCTCGCGCATTCGCCAAACATCAAGGACGCTTTGGCAGAGCCAGATTCAGAGATATCCAAGTTCCGTCCGGGAATAGTACATAGGTTGGACAAATTCACCTCTGGAATTATGGTAGTAGCCAAAAACGCACGCGCAATGCACTCAATTTCTCGTCAGATCATGCACCGGGACGTCAAGAAAATCTATCTGGCAATTTGTTATAATTGGCCCAAAAATGAAACTGGAAGAATGACGAATTATATTGGCAGAAACCCGAAAGACCGCAAGAAAATGGCCGAAGTCGGGGAAATGAAAGGGAAGTTAGCAGTTTCAAATTACAAAGTAATTTCTTATTTGCAAGATAGCGCTGGTAAACGAATTTCTCTCGTTGAGTACGACATAGAGACAGGCCGGACCCACCAAATCAGACTACAATCAATGCTAGCCGGATTCCCAGTCCTAGGCGACCAAGTTTACTGTTCCAAGGATAGCAAACATTTCTCCGATACCAGATCAATCGAGAGACAGATGCTGCATGCCAAAAGTCTCTCTTTTACAATACCGGGGCAAAACAAACAATCAAATTTTACCGCAGAAATACCTGAAGACTTTAACGCAGTCTTGAATGCCTTTAAGCAAATTGATTAA
- the nrdR gene encoding transcriptional regulator NrdR — MICPECKKSDTKVLDSRDDDRTIRRRRECLRCHFRFTTYERIESPKIKVVKRNGVIEEYSRSKLARGINLALEKRPVSANQIEGIVDAIEHEIAKLKSKYIASKQIGKFCIDKLKGADEVGYLRFLSVYKSFGSASKFQKEAEKLQRDKN; from the coding sequence ATGATCTGCCCAGAGTGTAAAAAATCTGACACCAAAGTCCTTGATTCGAGAGACGATGACCGGACTATTCGAAGAAGGCGAGAGTGTTTGCGCTGTCACTTCAGATTTACTACCTACGAGAGAATTGAATCTCCTAAGATTAAGGTAGTCAAACGCAACGGCGTGATCGAAGAATATTCGAGAAGTAAACTAGCTCGTGGTATCAATCTGGCGTTAGAGAAACGTCCGGTCTCGGCCAATCAAATTGAGGGCATTGTTGACGCCATAGAGCATGAAATTGCCAAATTGAAGTCCAAGTACATCGCCAGCAAACAAATCGGTAAATTCTGTATTGATAAGCTGAAGGGTGCCGATGAGGTGGGATATTTGAGATTTCTATCAGTTTACAAGAGTTTTGGATCAGCATCGAAGTTCCAAAAGGAAGCAGAAAAATTACAAAGAGATAAAAATTAA
- a CDS encoding DUF3467 domain-containing protein has protein sequence MTEQQINIKFNDQSVKGSYSNNLIVQHTGEEFVLDFLNIMPPQGSLVSRIITSPGHMKRIAKAIEENLTLYEKSFGKITESVEPDRTIGFKA, from the coding sequence ATGACAGAGCAACAAATCAATATTAAATTTAATGACCAGAGCGTGAAGGGGAGCTACTCTAACAATTTGATTGTTCAGCACACCGGAGAAGAATTTGTACTGGATTTTCTCAACATAATGCCGCCACAGGGAAGCCTAGTCTCCAGAATTATCACAAGCCCTGGCCACATGAAGAGAATCGCAAAGGCGATAGAGGAGAACCTAACGCTCTATGAAAAAAGCTTTGGCAAGATTACAGAATCAGTAGAGCCAGACAGAACAATCGGCTTCAAAGCCTAA
- a CDS encoding ATP-dependent DNA helicase yields MQQDLFTTKDSSEKILTGLNTAQKDAVTHRDGPLLIIAGAGTGKTTVITRRIAYLIEQKLAKPSEILALTFTEKAASEMEERVDMLVPYGYTDMWISTFHAFGDRLLRDHSLDLGLPANFKVLTATEQAIFMRQNIYAFDLVHFRPIASPLTHISALLNHFSRLKDELISPEQYLAFASLQTNDDPIENEKTLELANAYARYQDLMIQSGNLDFGDQLYLTYKLLKENKKVLGECHKRFKYVLVDEYQDTNFAQNEIVKLLSSGSDNITVVGDDDQSIYRFRGASISNILDFNKTYPKAKQVVLNENYRSTQEILDSSYRLIQNNNPDRLEIQNKINKRLVSTKHGVTPELLFCDNLSCEADKVAEGIKELKEGKGYKYNDFALLVRANNQAEPFLQSFNIAGIPYIFSGSSGLFAQPEIKMLVAFLKSIVYTDDSLALYQLATSELYGVSHDALSEYYTESKRRNRAIIDTIDLATIGEKDKLKIESLVQDVKEYSERKAEPCGELLYDYLKAKKYLKKLIETNNTENEIKIHNIAKFFDRIAQFNHGSEDRGVHAFLNNLELILEVGDEVISSDIDRDIDAVNILTAHASKGLEWPVVFIANCVADRFPGRQRRDPLPIPDKLIKERLPEGDFHLQEERRLFYVAATRAKTNLFLTAAEDYGGKRSKKLSQFVMELIGEADSLKLKHKLDPMQKIERFKKLVQKPAKLPNKFTDETLRLSRQQIDDYYSCPRKFYFAHVVKIPLLENQFLMYGTAIHAALDHYFNRKINGEIPTLEQLLADYETAFKNIGFITRDQEELRYKQGLMTLTRFYNDDSDNPTNPTKVEEVFEFSENKVKVNGRYDLICGVGESAEIRDFKTSDVREQKDADRRIKDSTQMKIYALAWYEKYSVIPKTTLLFIESGLRGEITYTEKDLEETKEMIMAVAEGLRKQDLKAKPDMFQCKMCPYSDICPDSKK; encoded by the coding sequence ATGCAACAAGACCTTTTTACAACAAAGGACTCATCCGAGAAAATATTAACTGGGCTCAACACTGCACAGAAAGATGCTGTCACGCATCGCGATGGCCCGCTTTTGATCATCGCTGGTGCCGGTACAGGCAAGACAACTGTCATCACTCGTCGGATTGCTTACCTGATCGAGCAAAAGCTAGCCAAACCTTCAGAAATACTAGCTCTGACCTTTACCGAAAAGGCTGCCTCGGAGATGGAAGAGCGGGTCGATATGCTCGTCCCATACGGCTACACCGACATGTGGATCTCTACTTTTCACGCTTTTGGCGACAGATTGCTCCGAGATCATTCGCTCGACCTGGGCCTCCCAGCAAATTTCAAGGTTCTTACCGCTACGGAACAAGCCATCTTCATGAGACAAAATATCTATGCCTTCGATCTCGTACATTTTCGCCCAATCGCAAGTCCCTTGACCCATATTTCAGCGCTTTTGAATCATTTCTCCAGGCTAAAGGACGAACTAATTTCACCAGAACAGTATTTAGCTTTCGCAAGTTTGCAAACAAATGATGACCCTATCGAGAATGAAAAAACGCTGGAATTGGCGAACGCCTACGCAAGATATCAGGATTTGATGATTCAATCCGGAAATCTCGACTTTGGAGACCAACTATATCTGACCTACAAACTGCTAAAGGAGAACAAGAAAGTGTTGGGGGAGTGCCACAAGCGCTTCAAATATGTCCTAGTCGACGAATATCAGGATACCAACTTTGCTCAAAACGAGATCGTCAAATTACTCTCGTCTGGCTCCGATAATATTACTGTGGTAGGGGATGACGACCAGTCTATTTATCGTTTTCGTGGCGCCTCTATCTCTAATATTCTGGATTTCAACAAGACCTATCCCAAGGCCAAACAAGTTGTATTGAATGAAAACTACCGCTCTACACAAGAAATTCTGGATTCGTCATACCGACTCATACAAAACAACAATCCAGACCGTCTTGAGATACAGAACAAGATCAACAAGCGTCTAGTTTCAACAAAACACGGAGTCACTCCAGAACTATTATTTTGCGACAATCTCTCATGTGAAGCAGACAAGGTCGCGGAAGGAATCAAAGAATTGAAAGAAGGAAAGGGCTACAAATACAATGATTTCGCTCTGCTGGTCCGTGCCAACAATCAGGCTGAGCCATTTCTGCAATCATTTAATATTGCCGGAATCCCATATATCTTCTCTGGGTCATCGGGGCTGTTCGCTCAACCGGAGATCAAAATGTTGGTCGCGTTCCTAAAATCTATCGTCTATACGGACGACTCTCTAGCTCTGTACCAACTTGCGACAAGCGAATTGTATGGAGTATCCCACGATGCCCTCTCGGAGTATTATACTGAGTCGAAACGCAGAAACCGAGCTATAATCGATACGATCGATCTGGCGACAATAGGTGAGAAAGACAAGCTAAAAATCGAAAGCTTAGTCCAGGATGTTAAGGAATATTCTGAGAGAAAAGCAGAGCCATGTGGAGAGCTTCTCTACGATTATCTCAAAGCCAAGAAATATTTGAAGAAATTGATCGAAACAAATAACACCGAAAACGAGATCAAAATTCATAATATTGCCAAATTTTTTGATCGAATCGCCCAATTCAATCACGGGAGTGAGGATAGGGGAGTCCACGCCTTTTTGAATAACTTAGAGCTGATCCTTGAAGTAGGAGATGAGGTGATTTCCTCTGACATAGACAGAGACATCGATGCGGTCAATATCCTAACCGCTCACGCTTCGAAAGGCCTAGAGTGGCCCGTAGTATTCATTGCCAATTGTGTAGCCGATAGATTCCCGGGCAGACAGCGAAGAGACCCTCTGCCCATCCCAGACAAACTGATCAAAGAACGATTGCCAGAAGGGGATTTTCATTTGCAGGAAGAACGCCGACTATTTTATGTTGCGGCAACCCGGGCCAAGACAAATCTATTTCTGACCGCGGCCGAAGACTACGGCGGCAAGAGAAGCAAGAAGCTTTCCCAGTTTGTAATGGAGCTCATCGGGGAGGCAGATTCGCTCAAACTAAAACACAAGCTAGACCCAATGCAGAAGATAGAACGCTTCAAGAAGCTGGTTCAAAAGCCTGCGAAATTACCGAATAAATTCACCGACGAGACACTCCGACTTTCTCGTCAGCAAATCGATGATTACTATTCTTGCCCCAGGAAATTTTACTTTGCCCATGTAGTGAAAATACCGCTCCTAGAGAATCAATTCTTGATGTACGGGACAGCAATTCACGCCGCGCTAGATCACTATTTCAATCGAAAAATTAATGGTGAAATCCCAACTCTTGAACAGTTACTAGCGGATTACGAAACGGCATTCAAGAATATCGGATTTATCACCAGAGATCAGGAAGAGCTGCGTTACAAGCAGGGACTTATGACTTTAACTAGATTTTATAACGATGACTCTGATAATCCCACAAACCCGACAAAAGTTGAGGAAGTATTCGAATTTTCTGAGAATAAAGTCAAGGTGAACGGCCGGTATGATCTGATATGCGGAGTAGGGGAGAGCGCTGAGATTAGGGACTTCAAAACGTCCGATGTCCGTGAGCAAAAAGATGCCGATCGGAGAATCAAGGATTCTACTCAGATGAAAATTTACGCTCTGGCGTGGTATGAAAAGTATAGTGTTATTCCCAAGACGACCCTACTGTTTATCGAGTCGGGCTTGAGGGGAGAAATCACTTACACCGAGAAAGACCTTGAGGAGACGAAGGAGATGATAATGGCCGTAGCAGAGGGCTTGCGAAAGCAAGACTTGAAGGCAAAGCCCGATATGTTCCAATGTAAAATGTGCCCATATTCCGATATCTGCCCAGATAGTAAAAAATAA